A stretch of DNA from Methylobacterium sp. CB376:
TGAAGTCGTCCGGCGTCAGGATCGGCTTGGTGGAGGAGGTGGTCTGGCGGAAGCCGTTCTCCCAGATGCGGTCGAAGGCGTAGAGGCCCGACTTGCCGATCAGCTCGCGGACATGGGCGCCGAGATCGCCGTCGATGGCCGGCCACAGCTTGTCGTAGGACGACCACGCGAAGCCGATGCCGCTGATCGCCGCGCCGGGCACCAGGGTCGCCAGGATCAGCGGCGAGAGGCTGAAGAACTCGAGCGCCCCCGAGCGCAGCTGGCTCAGCATGTCGGTGTCGCCGCCGAGCTGGTTGTTCGGGAAGACCTTGATGTCGACCTTGCCGCCGGTCTCCTCGCGGATCCCGTCCGCGGCCTTCTGCATGTAGATGGTGAGCGGATGGCTGACCGGGCTGTTGTTGGCGACCTTGAGGTTGAAGTCGGCGGCCTGCGCGCGGCTGATCCGCATCACGGCCGGGGCCGCGACGGCGCCCGCGAGGGAAAGCTGGAGCGCGCGGCGGCGCGAGATCGAAGTCATGGCGTCCTCTCCTGGGCCGCAGCCGGGCCCGCGCGGCCCGGCCGGGCCACTTTCTTGATTGGGCGGGCCCGTCCGGCCGGACGGGCCCGCGGCGCGCTTAAAGCACGTTTCGCGCGCCTGGGCATCAGGCCGCGGCGGGAACACGCCCCGCCGTGCGGGGATGGTCCGGCGGAGCCGGAGACGACGCCATGATCAGCACCCGCCTGCACGCCGCCATCGACTACACGGTCCCGGCCCTCGTGACGCTGCTCGCGGCGGGCCCGGGCCGCAGCCCCGCCGCCCGGCGCCTGATGCGGGCCGTGTCGGGCTGGAACTACGCCTACTCGCTCTGCACGAGCTACGAGGGCGGACTCGTGCGGGCGATCCCGATGCGCGGGCACCTCGCCCTCGACACGGCCGGCGCCCTCGCCTACCTGGGCAGCGCGGCGCTCGGCGACCGCATGCCCGCCCGCGACCGCCTGCTCCTGGCGGGGATCGGGGCGGCGCAGCTCGCGGTGATCGGGCTCAGCAACCGCGGCGGCGCAAGGTCCACACCAGCCAACCGGCAGTAGAAGAAGCGCGAGGGCCGGTCGCGTCGCGCGCCGGCGACGGGTTCGGGACCGGGCGGAGGAAGCGGCGCCATGGGCGGCAGGACGCAGTTTCGGGTCGGCATCGCGGCGCTCGCCCTGGCGGCGGGTTTGGTCCCGGCGGCGGCCGGATCCTTCGAGTTCGTGCCGGCCCCGCAGGCCGACCTCAACCGCGTCTACCGGGTCGACAAGGTCACGGGCGAGGTGACCTCCTGCCAGTACGGCCTGCAGGAGAACACGATCGGCACCACCCTGTGCTTCGGCCCGGGCGAGGGCGCGGGGCCGCAGGCCCCGTCCGAGTACGGGCTCGTGGCCTCGCGGCACCTGCGCGAGGCGGGCGTGTTCCGGGTCAACCACCGCACCGGCGCCATGAGCATCTGCTACGTCCTCGACGAGGCCGTGGTCTGCACGCCCCAGGCGGCGGCGGGCGCCGAGGCGGCGCCGAGGGGCAACGTGGCGACGGCGCAGCCCGCCCGGCCCTGAGCGGCGCCGGACGGGACTCTTCCCGGGCGGCAGCGCCGCGTGCTAGGGCCAGCGCGCCCGGGCGGCCAGCCCGGGTGAGCCAGCCGAGAGCCGCGCCGATGCCGTCCGCACGCCCCTCCCCCCGTCCCGCCGGAGGCCCGGCGTGAGCGCCGCCCTCAAGCGCGCGGCCGCCGCCAGGGCGCTCGACCTCGTCGCGGACGGGATGCGCCTCGGCCTCGGCACCGGCTCCACCGCGGCCGAATTCGTCGAGCTGCTGGGCGCGCGGGTGCGGGCCGGGCTCTCGGTCGTCGGGGTGCCGACCTCGGAGGCCACGCACCGGGCCGCGCAGGCGGCGGGCATCCCCCTCACCACCCTCGACGAGACCCCCGAACTCGACCTGACCATCGACGGCGCCGACGAGATCGACGGGGCGCGCCGCCTCATCAAGGGCGGCGGCGGCGCGCTGCTGCGCGAGAAGATCGTGGCGGCGGCGAGCCGGCGCATGGTCGTGATCGCGGATGCGGGCAAGCGGGTCGAGACGCTCGGGCGCTTCCCGCTGCCGGTCGAGGTGGTCCCCTTCGGCCTCGCCGCCACGCGGCGCGCCGTGGAGGGCGCCCTCGGCCGCGCCGGCTGCGCGGGCGAGGTCGCGCTGCGCCGGGCCGCGGACGGCGCGCCCTTCGTCACCGACGGCGCCCACCTGATCCTCGACGCGCAT
This window harbors:
- a CDS encoding TRAP transporter substrate-binding protein, producing the protein MTSISRRRALQLSLAGAVAAPAVMRISRAQAADFNLKVANNSPVSHPLTIYMQKAADGIREETGGKVDIKVFPNNQLGGDTDMLSQLRSGALEFFSLSPLILATLVPGAAISGIGFAWSSYDKLWPAIDGDLGAHVRELIGKSGLYAFDRIWENGFRQTTSSTKPILTPDDFKGFKIRVPPSPLWTSMFKAFDAAPMTINFAEVYSALQTKIAEGQENPLALIDAAKLYEVQKHLSKTNHMWDGFWLLANGKVWRGLPEDVRGVIAKHFNTQAVAQREETARRNVSTEKDLAAKGLTFHDVDTKAFQAKLQAAGFYKEWKGKFGPEAWALLEKHTGPIA
- the rpiA gene encoding ribose-5-phosphate isomerase RpiA, with the protein product MRLGLGTGSTAAEFVELLGARVRAGLSVVGVPTSEATHRAAQAAGIPLTTLDETPELDLTIDGADEIDGARRLIKGGGGALLREKIVAAASRRMVVIADAGKRVETLGRFPLPVEVVPFGLAATRRAVEGALGRAGCAGEVALRRAADGAPFVTDGAHLILDAHLGRIPDPEALAAALAAVPGVVEHGLFLGLCSGAILAADEAGEVRLLTLGTL